In a genomic window of Salegentibacter salegens:
- a CDS encoding PLP-dependent aminotransferase family protein — protein sequence MKEQKVLNYIDDIIENIPNDWLKLTTHRLDIYNEKLAKTEFVEKFEKLFAANNSETSALKELPTAFDYIRLGHPLSSVLEWGIAKLNDLKSENIISFSSRTIPVLAILRKNLFDKKNTQIIYSGSLPEYFDAEALKRVYGYNFELKQVEKPEEITEFNGSTIFISQEGEIGKVNLNPNIDFWVSVYPKLGSILLVNGEKNERYISEIQHVRRRESIAMTPADSFSALKLLTGKPSSFPEKNNIDTNKASVIDSIKKITATNSNALLGSCGLSVQYAIMMGLIDEALEKHPGKAIKIVVPPNCYGGTNDQARRVAASLDNVEIVDLPVDGDNDMVQSTDMVLDQVAKDDAVPYIIAEIPTNPRVEVPDLEKLKEALSKKRKTASGEAAIDPVFILDQTFCPNVQFLAEDGILSSIKSISYVSGSKFPSGGKCTAGYCVANQKAENLLSKIDKHLVLCDNEATALQIEILAGQLPSMNQRIADAYKNTREFVNFIRETLPEAKINFVSEELATQGFTPSVFSLDLPTKGNTDEEREAYKRELNLKLINMMISKIPNESKYCVSYGQLKGCYWTIPATSTQGTTKEDDKDYIARVSVSPDLDLELHKKVFLEFVEEI from the coding sequence ATGAAAGAGCAAAAAGTACTAAATTATATTGACGATATAATTGAAAATATACCCAATGACTGGCTGAAACTAACCACTCATCGATTGGATATTTATAATGAAAAATTGGCGAAAACTGAATTCGTTGAGAAATTTGAAAAGTTATTTGCTGCCAATAATTCTGAAACATCAGCACTCAAGGAACTCCCTACCGCTTTCGATTATATTAGATTAGGCCATCCATTATCTTCTGTACTGGAATGGGGAATTGCTAAATTAAATGATCTAAAGTCGGAAAATATAATAAGTTTTTCTTCAAGGACGATTCCTGTTTTAGCAATTTTGAGAAAAAATCTCTTCGATAAGAAAAATACGCAAATTATTTATAGCGGTTCGTTACCGGAATATTTTGATGCTGAAGCCCTAAAAAGAGTGTACGGATATAATTTTGAATTAAAACAGGTTGAGAAGCCTGAAGAGATTACTGAGTTTAATGGCAGTACTATATTTATTTCACAGGAAGGGGAAATTGGCAAAGTTAACCTCAACCCAAATATTGATTTTTGGGTTAGTGTTTACCCTAAGCTTGGAAGTATTCTATTAGTTAATGGCGAAAAAAATGAGCGTTATATCTCCGAAATTCAGCACGTGAGAAGAAGAGAAAGTATTGCTATGACCCCAGCAGATTCTTTTTCTGCTTTGAAGCTGTTAACAGGAAAACCTTCTTCTTTTCCTGAGAAAAATAATATTGACACCAACAAAGCAAGTGTAATAGATTCAATTAAAAAGATTACGGCTACAAATTCAAATGCGCTACTTGGCTCTTGCGGACTTTCGGTGCAATATGCGATTATGATGGGCCTTATTGACGAGGCTCTGGAAAAACATCCGGGAAAGGCTATCAAGATTGTAGTCCCGCCTAATTGCTATGGTGGCACAAACGACCAGGCGCGACGGGTTGCTGCAAGCCTGGATAATGTAGAAATTGTGGATTTACCGGTAGACGGTGATAATGATATGGTTCAAAGTACTGATATGGTTTTAGACCAGGTTGCTAAAGATGATGCGGTGCCTTACATTATTGCTGAAATCCCAACCAATCCTCGAGTTGAAGTTCCTGACCTGGAAAAATTAAAAGAGGCTTTAAGTAAAAAGCGTAAAACTGCGAGTGGAGAAGCTGCTATTGATCCTGTTTTTATTTTAGATCAAACATTTTGTCCTAACGTACAATTCTTAGCTGAAGATGGAATATTATCATCTATAAAAAGCATTTCATACGTTAGTGGATCAAAATTTCCAAGTGGCGGGAAATGTACGGCCGGTTATTGTGTAGCTAACCAAAAAGCTGAAAATTTATTAAGCAAAATAGATAAACATCTTGTACTGTGTGATAATGAAGCTACAGCCCTTCAAATTGAAATACTGGCCGGGCAATTACCTTCAATGAACCAAAGAATTGCTGATGCCTATAAGAATACACGTGAATTTGTAAACTTTATCAGGGAGACTTTACCAGAGGCGAAAATCAACTTTGTTTCAGAAGAATTAGCTACGCAAGGATTTACACCATCTGTATTTTCCTTAGATCTTCCAACGAAAGGAAATACCGATGAAGAGAGGGAAGCTTATAAACGGGAATTAAATCTAAAACTAATTAATATGATGATTAGTAAAATCCCTA